Below is a window of Stygiolobus azoricus DNA.
CAGATTCTCTAAAAAAATCTATAGAAGAGATCCTTACAAAAAACAGAGGCTTCGATCTAGTAAAAGAAATAAAAAGCAAAGGTAAGAAGCCTTACGTGATTGTCTTCTTCGGCGTAAACGGTGTTGGAAAAACCACGACAATAGCTAAAGTAGCGTACATGCTGAAGAAAAACGGTATCAGTTCCATTATAGCTGCGTCCGACACCTTCAGGGCAGCTGCTCAAGAACAACTGGCTTATCACGCCCAAAAGCTCGAAATACCCCTAGTTAGGGGGAAATACGGTGGGGATCCTGCTGCAGTCGCATTTGACGCCATAAATTCTGCAAAAAGCAGAAACATAGACGTGGTGCTAATTGACACTGCGGGAAGGATGCACGTTGACGCTGACTTAGTTGAAGAGCTCAAGAGAGTTGTAAGAATAACAAAGCCGGACTTAAGGATATTAGTCCTAGATTCACTTGCTGGTAACGACGCTCTTGAACAAGCTAGATATTTCGAGAATAATATCGGCTATGACGCAGTAATACTCACTAAAGTGGACGCTGACGCAAAAGGAGGAATAGTTTTGTCATTAGCTTACGATATTAAGAAACCCGTGATCTACTTGGGAGTAGGACAAGAATATGACAGTTTAGTCCCCTTCGATCCGGACTGGTTTATAAAGAGAATATTTCAGTAGTTAAAGTTAAAATTATGGTCAAAAACTATCTACATATGGCATTGTTAGAGTCCCTTAAAAAACTCAAGGACGATTGGAAACTGATAACCAGCGTAGCTAAAAAACCTGACAAGGATATGTTAAACTACAACATTAAGCTTACACTACTTGTAATCGGAGTTGTCGGGATCCTCGCGTATATAATACAACTTACCGTTACCCTAATTATAAAATAGGTGAATATGGTGGAAGCACCAAAATTCAGGAACTATTACGCAGTAAGAGTTACGGCTGGTCAGGAAATAAACGTAGCCTTGATGATCGAAGAGAGGATCAAAACAAATAGCGTTAAAGAGATTTATTCAATTATTGTCCCGCCCAACGTCAAGGGTTATGTCATTGTAGAAGCCTCTGGTCCACATGTAGTAAAACTGGTAGCTACTGGTATAAGACACGTAAAAGGAGTAGCCCATGGATTAGTCCAAAAAGAAGATGTAGTCAAATTCGTCTCTAAGACCATCGCAATACCTACTGTGAAAGAGGGCGATATAGTAGAGATTGTGAGCGGCCCTTTTAGAGGTATGCAAGCGGAAGTAAAGAGATTAGATAGTGCAAAGAATGAAGTAGTTTTAAATATTTTGGAATCATCATTTCCTCTTCAGGTTACAGTCCCCCTTGACCAGGTTAAACCCGTTAAAAAGTAAGGTGATAAGCTTATGCCCACAAAGTCAATAAAAATCGTAGTTGAAGGAGGAAACGCAAAGCCAGGCCCACCACTGGGTCCTACGCTCTCACAACTAGGACTAAATGTAGGTGAAGTGGTAAAGAAAATAAATGAGGCAACATCTCAATTTAAAGGCATGACAGTACCTATAACTATAGAAATTGACACTTCCACCAAGAAGTACGAGATAAAGGTAGGTGTTCCAACCACCACATCCTTACTTCTCAAAACTGTAGGTGCTGAAGCACCTTCTGGTGACCCCGAGCACAAGAAGATAGGGAACTTAAAGATGGAGCAGATAATTGACGTAGCAATAAAGAAAAAGCCGCAGTTAACAGCTAAAACCCTAAAGGCTGCAGTAAAGAGCATTCTAGGGACTGCGAGATCAATAGGAATTACAGTAGAGGGTAAAGACCCAAAGATGGTCGTAAAAGAGGTAGAACAAGGTAAATATGATGATTTATTAACCAAATATGAGCAAAAATGGAATGAGGTAGAAGGGTGAAATTATGATCGCCGACAGAAATAGTCTAGTGGAAGCGTTGAAACAAGCACTAGACCCTTCAAACAATCCTAAGAGGAACTTCACTCAGAGCGTTGACATAATAGTAACCTTTAAAGGAGTGGATATGAAAAAAGGAGAAATAAAACTAAGGGAGATAGTCCCATTACCTAAGGCTCCTACAAAGGCTAGGAAAGTTCTCGTAGTACCTTCCTTTGAGCAGTTAGAATCAGTTAAGAAAGCCCAACCTAACGTCATCCTAACTAAAGAAGAGTTACAAAAGTTACAAGGACAGAAGAGGCCAGTGAAGAAACTCGCGAGACAGAACGACTGGTTCTTGATATCTCAGGACTCCATGGCATTAGCCGGTAGGATAATAGGACCCGCACTGGGTCCTAGAGGAAAGTTCCCGGTTCCCCTTCCAAACTCTTCTGACGTCTCAGAGTATGTTAATAGATTTAAGAGATCAACACTAGTTAAGACAAAAGACCAGCCCCATGTTCAAGCTTTCATAGGAACTGAAGATATGAAGCCTGAAGATCTAGCAGACAATGCCTTAGCTGTACTTAACGCTATCGAAAATAAGACTAGAGTTGAAGGTATTTTGAGAGCGATATATGTAAAAACCACTATGGGTAAAGTAGTAAAAGTTAATGTGAAGTGATTAAGATGGCCTTAGTAACTCAACACAAAATTCCGAAATGGAAGATAGAGGAAGTAGAAGAACTAACCCAAAAACTTAAGGAGTACCCTACAATAATAATCGCAGATATACAAGGTTTCCCAGCTGACAAGTTGCACGATATTAGAAAGAAATTGAGAGGGAAAGCTGAGATAAAAGTAACTAGGAATAGTTTGTTCGAACTAGCTCTTAAGAAAGCTGGTATTGACGCGTCTAAATTCGAACCTTATCTCACTGGTTCAAACGCTTATATCTTCACCAAGTCAAACCCGTTCGAACTCCACTTATTCCTCTCCAAGTTTAGACTAAAGAGGTATGCAATGCCTGGTGACAAGGCAGATGAAGAAGTAGTAATACCAGCTGGAGACACTGGAATGCCTGCAGGTCCTATACTGAGCACTTTCGGTAAGCTTAAGGTTAAGACCAAGGTTCAAGACGGTAAAGTCCACGTATTACAAGATACCGTGATAGCAAAGCCTGGTGATCCAATTCCTCCTGATGCTATACCTATACTACAAAAGTTAGGGATAATGCCCGTCTATATAAAACTCAGCATAAAAGTCGCATACGAAGGAGGCATACTAATACCCGGTGAACAACTGGCTATTAACTTAGACGAGTACAAGGATCAAGTAATGAAAGCTCACTTTAACGCCTTCAACTTAGCTGTAGAAATAGCCTATCCAGTGCCAGAAGTACTGAAGGTCACAGCACAGAAAGCTGCAAGAAATGCCATTTCCTTAGCTGCTGAAATAGGCTACATAACTCCTGAAACAGCACAAGCAGTAATATCAAGAGCTATGGCTAAGGCATATGCACTTGCCGGAGCAATCAGTGGTAAAGTAGACTTAGGTATACAAGTACCAGCTTCTGCTCCTGCTCAGGCTGCTGCTCCTGCTGAGAAGAAGGAGGAGAAGAAGGAGGAAGAGGAGAAGAAGGGACCTAGTGAAGAGGAGATTGGTGGCGGTTTAGCCTCACTATTCGGTTAATGAAAATTTTATATATTGCTTTGTCGGTTAAAGAGGATTGATACAGTATGGAATACATCTACGCGAGCCTCTTATTACATTCGGCTAAAAAAGAGATAAATGAAGATAACCTCAAAAACGTACTCTCTGCTGCAGGTATAACCGTAGACGAAGTTAGGTTAAAGGCTGTAGTAGCTGCCCTAAAAGAAGTAAACATTGACGAAGTCCTCAAGAACGCCACTGCAATGCCAGTAGCTGTAGCAGCTGCTCCTGCTCAGGCTGCTGCTCCTGCTGAGAAGAAGGAGGAGAAGAAGGAGGAAGAGGAGAAGAAGGGACCTAGTGAAGAGGAGATTGGTGGCGGTTTAGCCTCACTATTCGGATAAGAAAACTCTTTTTAACACCCCTCCACGCATTTTAATCTATGAAAGTAAGTGAAAGCGAATACAGACTTAATTTCTTTTTATCAAATAATTACGAAAGAAAAATATGTAAGTCTTGTTCAACCCCTTTCTGGGCTAAAGACAAATCCCGTGAAGTTTGTAGTGACGTACCTTGTACGGACTACTACTTCTTTGATTTAGATATAAAGTCCCCTCCCCTCACCGTAAGAGAAGCGAGAAATAAGTTCCTAAAGTTCTTTGAGAGGAAAGGACATACCATAATCCCGCCCAAACCGGTGTTAGCTAGGTGGAGGGAGGACTTATACCTAACTATAGCGAGCATTGTAGATTTTCAGCCTTTCGTCACAAGTGGCGTAGTCCCACCTCCCGCAAACCCCTTAGTTATCTCCCAACCTTGTATAAGGCTTGAAGATGTAGACAACGTAGGTATCACCTTCGGCAGGCACTTGACAACTTTCGAAATGGCAGCTCACCACGCCTTTAACTATCCTGACAAACAAGTATATTGGAAAGAAGAGACTGTATCTCTCGCAAAGGAGTTCTTCACAGAAGAACTGGGGATACCGGAAGAACAGCTCAACTTCAAGGAGTCTTGGTGGGAAGGTGGAGGTAATGCAGGACCATCTTTTGAGGTGACAGTAGGGGGACTAGAGCTGGCAACACTAGTATTCATGCAATATGAAATCAAAGGAGACCAATACGTACCTTTGAAGCTGAAAATCGTGGATACAGGCTACGGAGTAGAGAGAATGGCGTGGTTTACTCAGAAGACTCCCACAGCATTCCATGCGATTTACGGTAACCTTGTTTACAAGTTCTTCGATAAGATTGGGGTGAATAAAGTAGACGACGAATTGTTAAAGACTGCCGCAATTTTAGCAGGTAGGATCGACCCGGATAAACCAGAAACAATAGTAAGGCATAGGGAAGAAGTAGCTAAAAAGATGGGGGTTAAATTCGACTTCGTCAATGAGGAGTTAACAAGGGCTGCAAGGGTGTTCCAAGTACTAGACCACACAAAGACCATAGCTATGA
It encodes the following:
- the ftsY gene encoding signal recognition particle-docking protein FtsY, with product MSQPNTQSPPQSVTEKLKEEKKAEEKSKSRFSFFDFLKYKTIKEDDITELIEEFRYQLLEADVSYEVSEKILEDLKNSLVGKKVSRSEEIEKIITDSLKKSIEEILTKNRGFDLVKEIKSKGKKPYVIVFFGVNGVGKTTTIAKVAYMLKKNGISSIIAASDTFRAAAQEQLAYHAQKLEIPLVRGKYGGDPAAVAFDAINSAKSRNIDVVLIDTAGRMHVDADLVEELKRVVRITKPDLRILVLDSLAGNDALEQARYFENNIGYDAVILTKVDADAKGGIVLSLAYDIKKPVIYLGVGQEYDSLVPFDPDWFIKRIFQ
- a CDS encoding SecE/sec61-gamma family protein translocase subunit, which produces MALLESLKKLKDDWKLITSVAKKPDKDMLNYNIKLTLLVIGVVGILAYIIQLTVTLIIK
- a CDS encoding transcription elongation factor Spt5 produces the protein MEAPKFRNYYAVRVTAGQEINVALMIEERIKTNSVKEIYSIIVPPNVKGYVIVEASGPHVVKLVATGIRHVKGVAHGLVQKEDVVKFVSKTIAIPTVKEGDIVEIVSGPFRGMQAEVKRLDSAKNEVVLNILESSFPLQVTVPLDQVKPVKK
- a CDS encoding 50S ribosomal protein L11; translated protein: MPTKSIKIVVEGGNAKPGPPLGPTLSQLGLNVGEVVKKINEATSQFKGMTVPITIEIDTSTKKYEIKVGVPTTTSLLLKTVGAEAPSGDPEHKKIGNLKMEQIIDVAIKKKPQLTAKTLKAAVKSILGTARSIGITVEGKDPKMVVKEVEQGKYDDLLTKYEQKWNEVEG
- a CDS encoding 50S ribosomal protein L1, producing the protein MIADRNSLVEALKQALDPSNNPKRNFTQSVDIIVTFKGVDMKKGEIKLREIVPLPKAPTKARKVLVVPSFEQLESVKKAQPNVILTKEELQKLQGQKRPVKKLARQNDWFLISQDSMALAGRIIGPALGPRGKFPVPLPNSSDVSEYVNRFKRSTLVKTKDQPHVQAFIGTEDMKPEDLADNALAVLNAIENKTRVEGILRAIYVKTTMGKVVKVNVK
- a CDS encoding 50S ribosomal protein L10 → MALVTQHKIPKWKIEEVEELTQKLKEYPTIIIADIQGFPADKLHDIRKKLRGKAEIKVTRNSLFELALKKAGIDASKFEPYLTGSNAYIFTKSNPFELHLFLSKFRLKRYAMPGDKADEEVVIPAGDTGMPAGPILSTFGKLKVKTKVQDGKVHVLQDTVIAKPGDPIPPDAIPILQKLGIMPVYIKLSIKVAYEGGILIPGEQLAINLDEYKDQVMKAHFNAFNLAVEIAYPVPEVLKVTAQKAARNAISLAAEIGYITPETAQAVISRAMAKAYALAGAISGKVDLGIQVPASAPAQAAAPAEKKEEKKEEEEKKGPSEEEIGGGLASLFG
- the rpl12p gene encoding 50S ribosomal protein P1, whose product is MEYIYASLLLHSAKKEINEDNLKNVLSAAGITVDEVRLKAVVAALKEVNIDEVLKNATAMPVAVAAAPAQAAAPAEKKEEKKEEEEKKGPSEEEIGGGLASLFG